A region from the Rheinheimera mangrovi genome encodes:
- a CDS encoding substrate-binding periplasmic protein, with product MNVQHFLCSAVVCLLLFGCKPAETQTSAVSTPDAVTKVAETPAEPKAAPCQLKLGFESWEPYQYVGLEQQASGLDIEIVQAVAGRMNCTLVLQHGTWQELLGQFRQGQLDVLLGASKTPAREEFALFSDPYRAEQFQLFVRKDDADKYKFESVAEMVAAKHKVGLISDYYYGEQISALYSDEYMRPQFVESSMSEQNIAVLLDDQVDAVLEDSFVGAAIIRRKGLEQEVQPHSIKLDESPIYVMFSKSTVQPEQVSSFNQALQQLKDSGDYQLLIGKYQS from the coding sequence ATGAACGTTCAACACTTTCTATGCAGCGCTGTAGTTTGTCTGCTGTTGTTTGGCTGTAAACCTGCTGAAACTCAAACCTCTGCTGTTAGTACTCCTGATGCTGTCACTAAAGTGGCAGAAACTCCCGCTGAACCCAAAGCCGCACCATGCCAGCTGAAACTGGGTTTTGAATCCTGGGAACCCTACCAATATGTCGGATTGGAACAACAAGCCAGTGGACTGGATATTGAAATAGTACAAGCCGTTGCCGGACGTATGAATTGTACACTGGTGCTGCAGCATGGCACCTGGCAGGAATTATTGGGGCAGTTCAGGCAAGGACAGCTGGATGTGCTGTTGGGTGCATCCAAAACGCCAGCCCGCGAAGAATTTGCTTTATTCTCCGATCCTTACCGTGCTGAACAGTTCCAATTATTTGTTCGTAAGGATGATGCAGACAAATACAAATTTGAGTCTGTGGCAGAAATGGTGGCGGCAAAACACAAGGTGGGTTTGATCAGCGATTATTATTATGGTGAACAAATTAGTGCCTTGTATAGCGACGAGTATATGCGGCCACAGTTTGTTGAGTCTTCGATGAGCGAGCAAAATATCGCTGTGTTGCTGGATGATCAGGTAGATGCTGTGCTGGAGGATAGTTTTGTAGGCGCCGCTATTATCCGGCGTAAAGGACTGGAGCAAGAGGTGCAGCCTCATAGCATCAAGCTGGATGAATCACCTATTTATGTGATGTTCAGTAAATCAACAGTACAGCCAGAGCAGGTGAGCTCTTTTAATCAGGCCTTGCAGCAGCTAAAAGATAGTGGCGATTATCAGTTGCTTATAGGTAAGTATCAAAGTTAA
- the mutH gene encoding DNA mismatch repair endonuclease MutH, with the protein MKDLNHRCIYDAFMSLPPLNIDDLLERCTLIAGLTLGQLAEQCQLQLPANLQREKGTVGQLLELVLGASSGSKAEPDFPHLGVELKTLPVDRCGKPLESTYVCVAPLTDVAGLRWHESWVCRKLSKVLFVPVLAERTIPLAERQIGSAFLWSPDAEQQALLQQDWEELMELIVLGGIDQIKGAHGKVLQLRPKAANSKALTSAIGADGQPIQTLPRGFYLKASFTASLLARQFGD; encoded by the coding sequence TTGAAAGACCTGAATCACCGCTGTATTTATGATGCTTTTATGAGCCTGCCACCGCTAAACATAGACGATCTACTCGAACGTTGCACCCTGATTGCGGGCCTGACGTTAGGCCAGTTGGCTGAGCAATGTCAGCTTCAACTACCTGCCAATCTGCAACGGGAAAAAGGTACTGTAGGTCAATTGTTGGAACTGGTGCTCGGAGCCAGCAGTGGCAGCAAAGCTGAACCTGATTTTCCTCATTTAGGCGTAGAACTAAAAACCTTACCTGTGGATCGATGTGGTAAACCTCTGGAAAGCACTTATGTGTGTGTAGCGCCTTTAACCGATGTCGCAGGCTTGCGCTGGCATGAGTCATGGGTCTGTCGCAAACTCAGCAAGGTATTGTTTGTGCCCGTACTGGCCGAACGCACTATTCCACTGGCGGAGCGTCAAATTGGCAGTGCATTTTTATGGAGCCCGGATGCAGAGCAACAAGCATTGTTGCAACAGGACTGGGAAGAATTGATGGAACTGATTGTATTAGGTGGTATTGATCAAATTAAAGGCGCGCATGGCAAAGTACTGCAATTAAGGCCTAAAGCGGCCAACAGCAAAGCGCTAACTTCTGCTATTGGCGCAGATGGCCAACCTATTCAAACCCTGCCCAGAGGCTTTTATTTAAAGGCCAGCTTTACTGCTTCATTGCTGGCCCGCCAGTTTGGTGATTAA
- the rppH gene encoding RNA pyrophosphohydrolase produces MIDAEGFRANVGIVIYNHQGQVFWARRYGQHSWQYPQGGIDDGETPEQAMYRELNEEVGLQPEDVEIIAVTKHWLRYKLPKRLIRRDSNPVCIGQKQKWFLLRLTCKDEDVNLLKTSHPEFDDWRWVSYWYPVRQVVAFKREVYRKVMKEFAPIALPYLRRDGKNEKLIRRG; encoded by the coding sequence GTGATCGACGCTGAAGGCTTTAGAGCCAACGTCGGCATTGTGATATATAACCACCAGGGACAGGTGTTTTGGGCAAGGAGATACGGTCAACATTCCTGGCAGTACCCACAGGGTGGCATTGATGACGGGGAAACCCCTGAGCAGGCCATGTACCGGGAGTTAAACGAAGAAGTTGGTTTACAGCCTGAAGATGTAGAAATTATTGCTGTAACCAAACACTGGCTAAGGTACAAATTACCTAAGCGTTTAATTCGGCGGGACAGTAATCCGGTGTGTATAGGGCAAAAACAAAAATGGTTTTTGTTGCGCCTGACCTGTAAGGATGAAGACGTAAATCTGTTAAAAACTTCGCATCCGGAGTTTGATGACTGGCGCTGGGTCAGTTATTGGTATCCGGTGCGTCAGGTCGTCGCCTTTAAGCGGGAAGTGTACCGCAAGGTGATGAAAGAGTTTGCCCCTATTGCTTTGCCGTATCTTCGTAGAGATGGAAAAAATGAGAAGTTAATCAGAAGGGGTTAG
- the ptsP gene encoding phosphoenolpyruvate--protein phosphotransferase: MLSQLRRIVQDVAQEPVLNNALAGLVSNVKNALKTECCSVYLADYNQQHFMLMATDGLNPEAVGQISIGFSEGLIGWVGQREEPINLAQAHLHPRFKVTPEVSEDRFSAFLGCPIIHHRKVLGVLTIQQGESRVFSEDEESFLVTLGVQLASVLVNAEMRQAASQNSKQQKSTGQLLGLPGAPGIAIGEGFVLEPSSDFDAISLKKVDDPEKELSRFYKAVKITKAEFNRLAERMAGHLPPDALAIFDVYHQLLDAASLGNEIEKQIHEGWCAKSALKRVVEKFARQFDDMDDPYLRERGTDIRDLGQRVLNHLLDTEQRHHKLPEKVVLVADNVTATMLAEIPRAQLVAIVSLKGSVNSHAAIMARALGIPAVMGLDELPLFHWQSQRLIVDGYRGQILVGPAEAIVAEYQALISEDAQLSARYQSEMHLNAQSACGTPFSLMVNAGLAIELESAQPSYTDGIGLYRTEFPFIMRNRFPTEAEQIELYKKVLASHPTKAVVMRTLDVGGDKALPYFSIIEENPFLGWRGIRLTLDHPEIFLVQIRAMLKANIGQGNLHILLPMISDLAEVDESLRLIKQATFELTDELAGTEVQLPKAKVGVMIEVPSIMYQLPELARKIDFCSVGTNDLTQYLLAVDRNNPRVAGLYDAMHPAVLRALHQMSLQAQGLQLPMSICGELAGEPAGVLILAAMGYDKFSMNSSNLAKIKWLLRRVNMSELQLLLPEILACQSPKQVRLHVQRFLDQKQLLNQLRA, encoded by the coding sequence ATGCTGAGCCAGTTAAGGCGCATAGTGCAGGATGTGGCGCAAGAGCCGGTACTGAATAACGCATTGGCTGGCTTAGTCTCGAATGTAAAAAATGCTCTGAAGACAGAGTGTTGTTCTGTTTATTTAGCCGACTATAATCAGCAGCATTTTATGTTGATGGCGACAGACGGCTTAAATCCTGAAGCGGTAGGCCAAATCTCCATTGGTTTCTCCGAAGGTTTGATTGGCTGGGTAGGTCAGCGCGAAGAGCCGATCAACTTAGCCCAAGCCCATTTACATCCCCGTTTTAAAGTCACCCCAGAAGTCAGTGAAGACCGATTTTCGGCCTTTTTAGGCTGCCCTATTATTCATCACCGCAAAGTGCTGGGTGTACTCACTATTCAGCAAGGGGAGTCGAGGGTTTTCAGCGAAGATGAAGAGTCTTTTCTGGTCACTTTAGGTGTGCAGCTGGCCTCTGTGTTAGTGAACGCAGAAATGCGCCAGGCAGCCAGTCAGAATTCAAAACAGCAAAAAAGTACAGGCCAGTTGCTGGGTTTACCCGGTGCGCCTGGTATAGCTATAGGTGAAGGTTTTGTACTGGAACCGTCCAGTGACTTTGATGCGATATCGCTGAAAAAAGTCGATGATCCGGAAAAAGAGCTGTCACGTTTTTACAAAGCCGTCAAAATTACCAAAGCTGAATTTAATCGTTTAGCTGAACGTATGGCGGGGCATTTGCCGCCTGACGCTTTGGCCATTTTTGATGTTTACCATCAGTTATTAGACGCGGCCAGCCTTGGTAATGAAATTGAAAAACAAATCCACGAAGGCTGGTGTGCTAAAAGCGCACTAAAACGTGTGGTTGAAAAGTTTGCCCGCCAGTTTGACGATATGGACGATCCCTACCTGCGCGAACGCGGTACTGATATCCGTGATTTAGGTCAAAGAGTGCTGAATCATTTGCTCGACACTGAGCAGCGTCATCATAAATTGCCGGAAAAAGTCGTGTTAGTGGCTGACAACGTCACCGCCACTATGCTGGCCGAAATTCCGCGTGCTCAGCTGGTGGCTATAGTGTCGCTCAAAGGCTCAGTCAACTCACATGCCGCTATTATGGCCCGTGCTTTGGGCATTCCGGCTGTGATGGGCCTTGACGAGCTGCCGCTGTTTCACTGGCAAAGTCAGCGTTTGATAGTGGATGGCTATCGTGGTCAGATTTTAGTTGGGCCAGCTGAAGCTATAGTGGCTGAATACCAGGCCTTGATCAGTGAGGATGCGCAGCTTAGCGCCCGTTATCAGTCTGAGATGCATTTAAACGCCCAGAGCGCTTGTGGTACGCCTTTTAGTTTAATGGTCAATGCTGGTCTGGCGATAGAGTTGGAAAGCGCTCAGCCGTCATATACAGATGGCATTGGTTTATACCGTACTGAATTCCCTTTTATTATGCGAAACCGTTTCCCAACAGAAGCGGAGCAAATCGAACTCTATAAAAAAGTGCTGGCGTCGCATCCGACCAAAGCCGTGGTCATGCGTACTTTGGATGTGGGCGGTGATAAAGCGCTGCCTTATTTCAGCATTATTGAAGAAAACCCCTTTTTAGGCTGGCGTGGTATTCGGTTAACTTTGGATCATCCGGAAATTTTTCTGGTTCAAATCCGCGCTATGCTCAAAGCCAATATAGGCCAGGGCAATTTACATATTTTGCTGCCGATGATTTCGGACTTAGCTGAAGTGGATGAATCGCTGCGTCTCATCAAACAGGCTACTTTTGAACTGACGGATGAGTTAGCAGGCACTGAAGTGCAGCTACCTAAAGCTAAAGTCGGGGTGATGATTGAAGTGCCGTCCATTATGTATCAGTTGCCTGAACTGGCGCGGAAGATTGATTTTTGCTCTGTCGGCACCAACGATTTAACTCAGTATTTATTGGCTGTTGATCGCAACAACCCAAGAGTAGCGGGTTTGTATGATGCGATGCATCCTGCGGTTTTGCGCGCCTTGCATCAAATGTCATTACAGGCTCAGGGCTTACAATTGCCTATGAGTATTTGTGGTGAATTGGCAGGTGAACCTGCTGGTGTACTGATTTTAGCTGCCATGGGCTATGACAAATTCAGTATGAACAGCAGTAACCTGGCAAAAATCAAATGGTTGTTACGCAGGGTGAATATGTCTGAACTGCAATTGCTGCTACCGGAAATTCTGGCCTGCCAGTCGCCAAAACAAGTTCGTCTGCACGTACAGCGTTTCCTCGACCAAAAGCAGCTACTGAACCAATTACGTGCTTAA
- the lgt gene encoding prolipoprotein diacylglyceryl transferase, translated as MDSYFLFPQIDPVIFSIGPVAVRWYGLMYVIAFLLANWLANRQADKRGSGWTRDQVSDLLFFGFLGVIVGGRVGYVLFYSFSNFIADPLYLFRTWEGGMSFHGGVLGVMAAMAWFAWRNKKRYLELGDFVVPLLPLGLAFGRLGNFINGELWGRTTDVPWAVLFPNAGMLPRHPSQLYELVAEGIILFILLQWYKGKKPPAGNVAGLFLLGYGTARFIIEFFREPDAHLGLLSLGMSMGQWLCIPMIVAGLGLIVWGYSRESKSGRQSKTSGKESKA; from the coding sequence GTGGACTCTTACTTTTTATTCCCGCAAATTGACCCGGTGATCTTTAGCATCGGGCCTGTCGCCGTGCGTTGGTATGGCTTGATGTATGTGATTGCCTTTTTACTGGCGAACTGGTTGGCGAACCGGCAAGCTGATAAACGGGGCTCGGGTTGGACCCGCGATCAGGTCAGTGACTTACTGTTTTTCGGCTTTTTAGGCGTCATTGTCGGTGGCCGCGTTGGTTATGTATTGTTTTACAGTTTCAGTAACTTCATTGCTGATCCGCTGTATTTATTCCGCACCTGGGAAGGTGGTATGTCCTTCCACGGTGGTGTGTTAGGTGTGATGGCCGCTATGGCCTGGTTTGCCTGGCGCAATAAAAAACGTTATCTGGAACTAGGTGACTTTGTTGTACCGCTGCTGCCTCTGGGTTTAGCTTTTGGTCGTTTGGGTAACTTTATCAACGGCGAATTATGGGGCCGCACTACAGATGTACCATGGGCTGTGTTATTCCCGAATGCCGGTATGTTGCCGCGCCATCCGTCACAACTTTATGAACTGGTCGCTGAAGGTATCATTCTGTTTATTTTGCTGCAATGGTACAAAGGCAAAAAACCACCTGCAGGTAACGTCGCTGGTTTATTCCTGCTGGGCTATGGTACTGCACGTTTTATTATTGAATTCTTCCGTGAGCCGGATGCGCATTTAGGCTTGTTATCTCTGGGCATGTCTATGGGGCAGTGGCTCTGTATTCCAATGATTGTTGCTGGCCTTGGACTGATTGTCTGGGGTTATAGCCGTGAGAGTAAATCAGGCCGTCAGAGCAAAACATCAGGCAAAGAGAGCAAAGCATGA